TTTTAAAATCAGGAAATGTGATTAAAATGGAGTTGAAGGATGTAAGAGTTTTAAGTAGAAACGCACAAGGTGTGATTCTTGTCCGATTTAAAGACAAGGACGATTTTGTTACGGCAATTGAATTGGGTTAAAAATGAATAGAGAAATTAAAAACGCTCTTTTTACAAGTTTAGTAATAGTAATGGGAGCAATAATTTTGTATTTACTTTATCTATTTAAAAATATTATTCCAACAATTATTTTTGGCTCTGTCATTGCCTATATACTCCTTCCTATAGCAAACTTTTTTGCAAAACTAAAAATACATAGGAACCTTGCGGCCTTAATTACTATACTCATTTTCCTATTCTTCATAATACTAGCTGGATACTTTCTTTTCCCAATTATTATAAAAGAACTCGGAGAACTCATTGGGAACCTTCCAAATTTACAAAAGAATATTTCAGCTTTCTTCGAAAACCTAAGCAAAGTAATAAATTCAAGTAAAAATACCTCCTTTTTGAATACGATCCTCTTAAATTTTGTATCAGGTTTGCAAACCGCAATTACAGACCTTCTTAAAACTATCCCAGAAAAAATAAAAAACAGCATCTCTAACTTTGGCTCATTAATATTCTCATTCTTGCTTGCTTACTTTTTCATAAAAGACTCCCCTGCTATGTACAGAATCGTTTTAAGGAGGTTTAACCCTGAAATAAGAAAGAAAGTGAAAATTTATCTTGATAGAACAAACATAGAAATGCGCACGTATTTTTCTACTTTGGTCCTTGTCTCAATCATAACTGGTATCTCAATGGGATTGGGAAGTTTTATTGTAGGAGTAAAATTTGCAACAATCATCGGAGTTATGGATGCCTTTCTTGAGATGCTTCCGTATGTTGGACCTACAGTTGTTTTTATAGTAGGAGGCTTATTCTCTTTAACGCAGAGTTTAAAAACATTTCTTCTTTTTGTGCTTGTGTTTGTAATAGTGGAAGGTGCCTTAAGTAATTTTGTGCTACCGCATGTAATTGGAGAAAGATTAAGAGTGCCTCCTGTAATAATCATCTTGATGATTGCAATAGCGGGGACAATATTTGGACCTTTAGGTTTGCTTATTTCAACTCCAACATTCCTTATCTTTAGGAATATGAGGCTGCTCTTTTAGGAAGTTAAACCTCTCTTTTTAGGGTTTAAAAATACTTCCATTAACAAATTGTTAAATTTTCTTTAAAATCGTTTTTACCTATTGACAAAAAGACAAATTATTTTAAAATCTTGAAAATTATGGATAAATTGGTTAATTTAGCAGTAGTGAATAATAACAATAATAATAACTCCGCCGGGACCGGTGAGAGTGGGTAGACTATTGCTAAATTAGCCCACAGGAGCCGGTCAAAAGCCGGCTCTTTTTTATTTAATACAAATTTTTTAAGGAGGTTAAAAATGGAAAAAGAAGTATTGGAAGTAGTAAGCGAAACGATCTTTAGAATGGGGGAATTCTTAAGAAAAGAAGGTTTTATTGAACTTCTTCCAGTTGTTATCTCTCCTCTTACGGATCCATTGAATCACACGGTGTATGAAGCAAAAATTCCATACGAAGATGGTTTTTATCATCTAACAAAATCAATGATTTTTCACAAACAACTTGCTTTAAGAACGTATCCAAAAATCTTTATTTTTTCACCAAATGTTAGGCTTGAGACAAAGGATAAGAAACATACAGGAAGGCATCTTATAGAATTTACACAGTTAGATTTGGAGGTAAAAGATGCAACAAGAGAAGATATATTGACTTTGGTTGAAAATTTAATCATCTATACAATGGAAAAACTCCATGAAAAGTTCAAAGATTTCATAGAAAAGAAGAATCCTAATTTTCATATCCCAAAAAGACCATTTAAAAGAGTAAAATATTTAGAAGCAAAAGAGGCCTACGGAGAAGACTTTGAAGCAATTCTTTCAAAAGAAGCAACCGAGCCATTTTTCCTCATAGACATACCTCTTCAAGAAAGAGAATTCTACGATAGATTAAGTGAAGATGGAAAAACATTAGTTGATATGGATTTAATTTATCCTTACGGATTTCAAGAAGGAATGTCTGGTGGTGAAAGAGAAAATGAACTTGAAAGAATCATTTTTAGGATGAAAGCAAAAAATATGGACGTAAATGAATGGCAGTGGTATTTAGATGAAGTAAAAAAATCCATTCCAAGATCTGCAGGTTGTGGAATAGGCATAGAAAGATTTGTTAGATTCGTGTTAAATTTACCAAATGTTAAAGATACAAAATTATTTGCAAAATTACCAGGAGAAATTTCATTATAAAACATAAATATGTATAATTGGGAATTAAGGAGGTAAAAATGGAAGATATTCTAAAGATTACAAGCGAAGAAGGTGTTGACATTATTTGGCTTCAATTTACTGATATCCTTGGTTTTCCCAAATTAGTTGAG
This genomic window from Caldisericaceae bacterium contains:
- a CDS encoding AI-2E family transporter, which gives rise to MNREIKNALFTSLVIVMGAIILYLLYLFKNIIPTIIFGSVIAYILLPIANFFAKLKIHRNLAALITILIFLFFIILAGYFLFPIIIKELGELIGNLPNLQKNISAFFENLSKVINSSKNTSFLNTILLNFVSGLQTAITDLLKTIPEKIKNSISNFGSLIFSFLLAYFFIKDSPAMYRIVLRRFNPEIRKKVKIYLDRTNIEMRTYFSTLVLVSIITGISMGLGSFIVGVKFATIIGVMDAFLEMLPYVGPTVVFIVGGLFSLTQSLKTFLLFVLVFVIVEGALSNFVLPHVIGERLRVPPVIIILMIAIAGTIFGPLGLLISTPTFLIFRNMRLLF
- a CDS encoding asparagine synthetase A, with protein sequence MEKEVLEVVSETIFRMGEFLRKEGFIELLPVVISPLTDPLNHTVYEAKIPYEDGFYHLTKSMIFHKQLALRTYPKIFIFSPNVRLETKDKKHTGRHLIEFTQLDLEVKDATREDILTLVENLIIYTMEKLHEKFKDFIEKKNPNFHIPKRPFKRVKYLEAKEAYGEDFEAILSKEATEPFFLIDIPLQEREFYDRLSEDGKTLVDMDLIYPYGFQEGMSGGERENELERIIFRMKAKNMDVNEWQWYLDEVKKSIPRSAGCGIGIERFVRFVLNLPNVKDTKLFAKLPGEISL